DNA from Terriglobus tenax:
CGCTACACGGCCAGCGATTTGCTGGTAATTGACACCTCCGAGATCGACTTTGTGAACAACAACCGTGATCTGCAGGCACTGTTCCGGCGTCTGGATACCCCGGTTAAAGGCACCCAGCACTTTTTGATGGTGGGATAAGCCTTCTCCCGGCGCGGGCAACTTGCGGGTGCGGCAACGGGTTCCTATTGGAGAGCGCCTCCGCGCTGGTAGAAGGAGTTCGAATACATGTCTTCACGCATCCTGATCTCCGGCGTTTCGCTGCTGTTGTGCCTGGGAAGCGGCGTGGCGCAACAGGGCCGGAATTTCTCTCCCGGCGCCGGCGACTCCACCGGCACGGCCCTGAAGGTCAGAATCCAGGACGCAATCAGCTCAAAGGACGCGCAGAATGGCCAGTTCATCCGCGGCGTTATGGCAGAGGCAGCCACCGTGGACGGCCATAGCTTTCCCGCCGGAACCCTGGTGGAAGCGACTGTCGTCTCCACCTCCAGGGCCGGTCAACTAACGAGTGCGGGGGAGCTCTCTCTGCAGGTGGAAAAGGTAGGCGAACAGGAACTGCTGAGCGATGTCACGGTCGTAACCGGGAAGGAAGGCGCTAAAGACCTGCCGGACAGCGCTCCCGAGGTGGGAACCGAAGCCGAGGTGCAGCCACAGTCAGTACTGATCTTCCACGTTGTGCCGCTGGGGCTTGCCTACCGGGATAACGTGGAGAAAAAACTGGACCTGGCACATTCCGGGAGCGGGGCCGGCACCGGAAGCAGCGCCAGCCCAACCGCAGCGGAATAGTTATTTGGCGGCCTTCACGTAAGCCAGCACTTCTTCGGCATGGCCTTCGGGTTTCACCTTCGGGAAGACGTGCAGCAGCTTACGCCCCGGCCCGATCAGGTAGGTGGTCCGTTCAATGCCTGTCACCAGCTTGCCATACATGGTCTTTGGCTTGATGACACCGAAGTAGTCGCAGACCGTTTTTTCCGGATCGGCCAGCAGCGGGTAGTTCAGGTCATACTTGTCAGCGAACTTCTTCTGCGCCTTCACGGTGTCGCGCGAGATGCCCAGCACGATGACGCCCGCCTTCTTCAGCTTGTCGATGGCATCGCGGAAGCCGCAGGCCTCGATGGTGCAGCCAGGCGTGTCCGCCTTGGGGTAAAAGAACAAAACGACAGGTTTCGGATCAAAGCTGGAAAGGGTAACCGGCTTGCCGTCCTGATCGTCGAGAGTGAAATCTTCGATAATGTCGCCTGCTTGTGGTGGCATGGAACAAAAGGTACAAGGCAGGCACCCCCGTCTGCAAGGTAGCGGAAGCGCAGGATTGGCCGTCTTATGAGTGTGATGAAAGTTTTCAGGGAAATCGCAGGCGCCGCCGTCGTGGCAGCCATGGTTGCCACCGCCGGGGCACAGATGCACCGCGTTGCCAAGAAAGACAACGTAACCCGCGCCATTGCCGTGTATGAGTGGACCGGCGACGACATCAAGAAGCCAGCCGCCAGCCGCCTGATCCCGGTCTCGCTCTTCTACGACAACGATTACCAGGAGGCCGGACTTTACCTGGCCCGTCCCGTGCCGCTGGCCCTGTACGCCGGAACCGTGTACGAGCTGCAGCAGGCCGGCGAGCCCAAAGGCTTTTTCGATCTGGACTTTGCCCGCAACCTGAAGCCCAGCGATTCGGTCTCCTCCGTCTACGACCAGGGCTGGACCGGCTATGGCAAGTGGCAGCCTCTGCCAGTCGATAAGCCAAAGGCGCCGCAAAAGGTAACGTTGGACTCAAGCGATACCGACGACAGCCGCCCCAAGCTGGGCCGCAAAGATAAGAAGTCCGACAGCAAAGACACAAAGGACAACAAGAAGGACAAGGACCAGGCCGGCGTAACGCCCGTAGGCAGTGACCCCTCTGACGATACCGACCGCCCCACGCTGAAGCGGCGCACGGAGAAGGAGAAGCGTGACGCCATCAAAAACGACACCGCCAACGTCCAGAATGTCGGCGACCTGAACGACGACCCCGACCGTCCGAAGATTATGCGTGGCAAGCCCGCAAAGCAGGCCGAGGCACCCCAGTTGACCGGTCTGCCCACCAGCGTGCACCAGATGGTCGCGGTCAGCGATGCCGCCAACCGCGAGGTTCACGACTTCACCTACCGTTTCCGCGACCCGCAGGAGAAGACCGAGATTCAGGCCAAGCTGGAAAAGGTGGCCATGTCGCTGGTCGCACCCGCCCCTTCCGCGCCCGCACTTCCGACCGGCGGCAGGAGCCGTTCCACCGGAGCGCGCAGCAAACTGAAGGCATCCATCGCTCCCGAAGTGCCCCCGGTAAAGTTTGCCGACGAAAAGTTTTCAGCCTATGCGCTGAGCTACAACAGCGCCCCGGTCTTCGTGTTGGAAGCCCACACCACCGGCGAAGGCTCTCCCGTGCAATACGTAACCGTTGTGGCCCAGAACGACAGCTTCGGGGAGCCCCAGGTAGCGATCAAAACCACCACAGACTCCGCCCACATGGACTCAACTCCGTGGATGCGGCTGGTCGGCGTCGTGGATGCCGAGGCCAGCAACCGCGCCAGCCTTCTGATGGAATTGCGAGGCCAGCAGGCCCGCTCCTTTGCCCTCTACCGCGTTATCGGCGCACAGGCGACGAAGGTGTTTGAGACGGGAGCGACCCAGTAGTTGCAAGTTGTTAGCAACTAACAACTCACCGCTTTCCCCAGTTCATCAGCGGGAGGATGCTCGAATAATCATCCGTCCACGCCTTTGCCTTCATCTCCGGAAAGCTGGAGCGGGCTATGACCACGTCCGTCTGCTGCTGGAAGTCCTTGCGCCTGGTCAGCAGCACCCAGGTGGAGCTGTAGTAGCCCTTGCTCTCATCGTTCGGGCTGTTGATCAGCACCGCATCCAGCCCCGCGGTCTGGGACAGTGCTTTGACCTCCGGCGCAAGGTGAATAAATTGGTTGGAGACATGGAAGGCGATGATGCCGCCGGGAGCCATGTGCTTCTGGTAAAGCGCCAGTGCCTGCGTGGTGATCAGGTGCAGCGGGATGGCGTCGCCGGAGAAGGCGTCGATCACCAGGATGTCGAAGTTGTTCGGCGCCTCATGCTCCAGCGAGATACGCGCATCACCCGCGATAACGGGAATCGCCACCGGAGCATCGCGGAAGTAGGTAAACAGGTTGCGCGCGACGGGCTCGACTGCCGGGTTGATCTCGTAGAAGCGGAAACGATCTCCGGGCTGCGAATACACCGCCAGCGAGCCTGCTCCCAGGCCGATAATACCCACTGACTTCGGCCGTCCTTCACAGCAATAGCGCATGGCCAGCCCGATGCCCGATTCCGGCGCATAGTAGCTGACCGGTACGCGTGCATGGTCCGGCGTAAAGATCTGCGTACCGTGCTTGATGGTGCCGTTATAGAGCGTGCGCAGTGTGCTGGCCGGAGGAAACGCTCCCTGCGTCACACGCAGCGGACCATAGAAGTTCCTTATCTGCGCCATGCTGGCCAGGTTGAATGCCTGGTATTCCTTGCCGATGAGAAACAGCAGCAACACGGAAGCCGTAGCCCATAATGCCCTTTGCGCCCATCCAAGGTTCCACAAGGCGAAGACGGCGACCGTCGCTGTGACAAAAAACGAGATTGAAAGGTCATAGTTCGCGGAAAACACCAGAGGGCTGACGATACCGATGAAGAAGGTCCCCGCCGCTCCGCCAGCCGACAGCATGAGATAGAAGACCGTCGACTGGCGCGGATCTTCCGGACGATGCGTATACAGCTCCGCATGGCAGAAGTAGCAGGCCAGGAAGAGCTCAATCAGGAAGAAGCTGATGCTCAGCCAGATAGGGAAGGTCACACCCTCCTGCGTCAGGGTGTAGGCCAGCGCCGCCAGAAACACCACCAGAAAACGGATCACCAGCCCACGGTTGTAGAACCGCCCCAGCTCAAAGGCCGCGATAAAGCTGAGCAGGTACGCCGCCAGCGGCAGAATCCAGAGCAGCGGAATGGGAGCGATGTTCTGCGACAGGTGCGCCGTGACCGCCGCAAGCTGCATGGACGCCGCAAACGGCAGAAGGAACCAGAGGAGCCGGTTGCTCCGGGACGGCTGGTTGGCTGGATGGCTGGATGGCTGGTCCTGAACGGTTTGGACACCGCGCGGGACCAACAACCCACAAAGAGCAGCGTAGACAACGAATCCAACGGCCCACGCCATGCGCTGCGCGTGGATGGTCATATACGGCTCAATCAGCACCGGGTATGCGAACAGCGCCAGCAGGCTGCCCACATTCGACAACGCAAACAGCCGGTAGCGCACACCAGCCCCTTCCGTCTGCGCCAGCCACACCTGTAGCAGGGGGCTTGTCGCCGAAAGCAACAGAAACGGCAGACCGATGCTGGTTGCAAGCGACAGGAAGATGGTCAAAACGGGCCGCTGGAAAGCGGTAGGAGAACTGGGCGTGGTGGAGACAAAGGCCAGCAGCACGGCGACTCCCAGCAGACCCAATTGCACTGTTTGTTGTGCACGGAAGCGGGTCAGCCAGTGGGCATAGCTATAGCCAAACAGCAGAAGAAGCTGGAAAACCACAAGGCAGGTGATCCAGACGGCTGAACTTCCTCCCAAAGCGGGAAGAAGCTGCCGAGCGGCCAAAGGTTCGACCAGAAAGAGAAGAAAAGCACCGAGAAAGATGGTGAGAGCAAAAAGCGGACGCTTATTCATGAGGTCTGACAGGAGTGTCGCGGACGGCGAGTCCAAGGCTATCACTGCGATCCAACATGCTGGACAAGTAAAATGGTCGCAACATGAAGATTGTCCTTGCTGAAAAAGTCTCGCCTGCAACCCTTGCTGTCTTTCAACAGGAACCGGACTGGCAGATCGTCACGCCGGACCAGATCAAGAACGGGCTGGCTGCAGAGCTGGCCGACGCTGACGCGCTGATTGTCCGTAGCGCCGTTCAGGCAGATGCCACGCTGCTGGAGTCCGCTCCGAAGCTGCGCATCATTGGCCGCGCCGGAGTAGGCGTGGATAACATTGACACCGATGCTGCCACTCACCGCGGCATTGTGGTCATGAATACCCCCGGAGCCAACGCCATCGCCGTGGCCGAGCTGACCATCGGCCTGATGATCACCATGGCGCGCTTCATTCCCCGCGCCACCGCGACCATGCACGCCGGCAAGTGGGACAAGAAGAACCTGCAGGGCCAGGAACTGCGCGGCAAGACGCTGGGCATCATCGGCCTGGGCCGCATTGGACAGGAAGTGGCTAAGCGCGCCCGTTCCTTCGGCATGGACCTGATCGGCTACGACCCGTTCGTCGCCCCGGTGATCGCTCGCGAAAACGGCGTTGGCCTGGCTCCTCTGGACGAGGTTCTGCGCAAGGCCGACTACCTGACGCTGCACGTCGGCCTGACGCCGCAGACCGAAGGCCTGATCAACGCCACTTCGCTGGCCACCATGAAGAAGACCGTGCGCATTGTGAACTGCGCCCGCGGCGAGCTGATCAACGATGCAGCCCTGGCCGAGGCCATCAAGGCCGGTAACATTGGCGGAGCAGCTCTGGACGTCTTCGCGCAGGAGCCGCTGAAGGAGTCTCCATACCACGGACTGGAGAACGTCATCCTTTCGCCACATATCGGCGGATCGACCGACGAAGCGCAGGAGGCCATCGGCATCCAGCTGGCGCACCAGGTACGCGATTATCTGAAGCTGGGCGTCGTGCAGAACGCCGTCAACGTCCCCTCGCTCACGCATGAGGAGTACCAGCAGGTCGCTCCCTATGTGGAGATGTCCGAGCGCCTGGGCACCTTCCTGTCGCACGCCACGCCGGGCAACCTGGAAAACATCCAGATCAACTACGCCGGCCGTATCGCCAGCGGAAAGACGGAACTGATCCGCAACGCCTCCATCTGCGGCGTTCTGGCCGACAGCGAAAACGTGAACCGCATCAACGCGGCCTCCGTTGCGCAGGAGCGCGGCATCCGTCTGATGGAGGAGAAGAAGGAGTTCGCCTCCGGCGGCGCAGGATCGGTGCTGAAACTGACGCTGCACTCGGCTTCGGGTGACTCGTCGGCCTCGGCCACGGTGCTGCACGGCAACTCGCCGCGCCTGCTGAGCTACGACGGCATCGACATCGAGGCTCCGCTGACCGGCACGCTGGTCGTCATCCGCAACCAGGACGTACCGGGCGTCATCGGACGCATCGGAACCATCCTGGGCGAACACAAGATCAACATCGCCAACTTCGCTCTGGGCCGCAACGTACGTTCGCAGAACGTACCGCAGGGCCAGGCGCTGGCCGTGGTGCAGATCGACGTGCCGACCGCCAAGGCAGCCAACGATGTCATCGCCGCTCTGCGCAAGGTGGAAGCGATTGTCAGCGTCCGCCTGGTGGAACTGGGTAAAATCTAAGGTATGCCGCTTTACGAATACGAGTGCCAGCAATGCCACCGGCACCTGGAGAAGATTCAGAAGTTCTCTGACGAGCCGCTGACCGTGTGTCCACACTGCGGCGGCCGTCTGGAAAAGACCATCACCGCACCCGCAGTGCAGTTCAAGGGCGGCGGCTGGTACGCGGATCTTTACTCCTCGGCCAAGAAAGGCGGCGGAGCGGCAAAGAGCGAGTCATCGAGTTCCAGTTCTTCGGACTCATCCTCCTCTTCCAGCACACCGGCTCCAGCCGCAAGTACTTCCACGGACAAGAAATAAGAAAAGCCCGCCAACCCGGCGGGCTTTTTCTTGCGCGTCGATAGAGTCTACGGCTCCGGAGCAGTCGAGGGCGGGTTGAAGGGCTCCGACGGTGGCAGATTCCACCAGCTTTGCCCGCTGGGCTCCAGCACCTCTCCCAGCAGCGGATAACGACCAGCAAAGAAGTACAGGGCGTAGGCCTGAAAGAAGGTCGTCACGAACCCCGCCGAACAGATGTAGACAAACACCGTCCAGCCCAGCGTTACCAGGCCCCCGACGATGCACGCGGCCACAACCAGGATCTTTGCCCCCGCCGAGCCGTGGGCGGCAATGGTGTGCCACAGCGCCCAGCAGCCGCCCACTACCGGCACGCCAACAATAGCCATGCCGAGAATCAGCACGATGATCGCCGCAATGCCGAGCATGATGCCCAGGATGAAGCGCAGGAAGAGGTAGAGCAACATCTGACCCGGCTCATGCCGCAGCATCAGCCGCAGGCGGCGCACACCTTCGCCTAAGGGAGCATTCTCCAGCGCCATGACCGGCAGCACAAAGTCACGCAGCAGATAGAGAATGGCGAAGAAGGCCACAATCACAACGAAAAGCAACGCAATGGCCCCAAAGAGCGACAGCGCCGCACCGGCTGACATCTGCGACTGCGGCCCTTTTTTCGCCTGACGAAAGATGGCAAACAGGAAGGGAGCCATGAGTGCAGCCACTACGGCCAGCATTGCGAGAAACAACGCGACCTTAACCCCGATCCACTTCCATGTGGGTGCGCCATAGCGGTCCCACAGCGGACGGATGACTGTCTCACGCCGCGCCACCACGTCAATCAGCACAAACTGCATGCGGCTGCCCGCATAGAACAGCACAAGGAAGATAGCCAGCGCGATCAGGAAGATAAGGAAGAAGGCGGCGGCAGCGGCAGCGATCATAGCCGCAGCCGCATGCCCGGCGTTGCCGGAGTTGTTGAGAGTGCGCGCCGGAACGTTCAGGTTGAAGTTAAAGCCGTTGCCCAGCGCGGCCAGCGTGGCCACCGCTGACAGCTTGAAGTACAGCCGCCAGCTTCGATGCTCGAAAAGAACCTCTTTCGTGCGTTCCCAGGCAGGACCAACTGCTTCGGCGGCGGATAACATCTGCATGGCCCTC
Protein-coding regions in this window:
- the serA gene encoding phosphoglycerate dehydrogenase; the encoded protein is MKIVLAEKVSPATLAVFQQEPDWQIVTPDQIKNGLAAELADADALIVRSAVQADATLLESAPKLRIIGRAGVGVDNIDTDAATHRGIVVMNTPGANAIAVAELTIGLMITMARFIPRATATMHAGKWDKKNLQGQELRGKTLGIIGLGRIGQEVAKRARSFGMDLIGYDPFVAPVIARENGVGLAPLDEVLRKADYLTLHVGLTPQTEGLINATSLATMKKTVRIVNCARGELINDAALAEAIKAGNIGGAALDVFAQEPLKESPYHGLENVILSPHIGGSTDEAQEAIGIQLAHQVRDYLKLGVVQNAVNVPSLTHEEYQQVAPYVEMSERLGTFLSHATPGNLENIQINYAGRIASGKTELIRNASICGVLADSENVNRINAASVAQERGIRLMEEKKEFASGGAGSVLKLTLHSASGDSSASATVLHGNSPRLLSYDGIDIEAPLTGTLVVIRNQDVPGVIGRIGTILGEHKINIANFALGRNVRSQNVPQGQALAVVQIDVPTAKAANDVIAALRKVEAIVSVRLVELGKI
- the bcp gene encoding thioredoxin-dependent thiol peroxidase, producing the protein MPPQAGDIIEDFTLDDQDGKPVTLSSFDPKPVVLFFYPKADTPGCTIEACGFRDAIDKLKKAGVIVLGISRDTVKAQKKFADKYDLNYPLLADPEKTVCDYFGVIKPKTMYGKLVTGIERTTYLIGPGRKLLHVFPKVKPEGHAEEVLAYVKAAK
- a CDS encoding fused MFS/spermidine synthase: MVFQLLLLFGYSYAHWLTRFRAQQTVQLGLLGVAVLLAFVSTTPSSPTAFQRPVLTIFLSLATSIGLPFLLLSATSPLLQVWLAQTEGAGVRYRLFALSNVGSLLALFAYPVLIEPYMTIHAQRMAWAVGFVVYAALCGLLVPRGVQTVQDQPSSHPANQPSRSNRLLWFLLPFAASMQLAAVTAHLSQNIAPIPLLWILPLAAYLLSFIAAFELGRFYNRGLVIRFLVVFLAALAYTLTQEGVTFPIWLSISFFLIELFLACYFCHAELYTHRPEDPRQSTVFYLMLSAGGAAGTFFIGIVSPLVFSANYDLSISFFVTATVAVFALWNLGWAQRALWATASVLLLFLIGKEYQAFNLASMAQIRNFYGPLRVTQGAFPPASTLRTLYNGTIKHGTQIFTPDHARVPVSYYAPESGIGLAMRYCCEGRPKSVGIIGLGAGSLAVYSQPGDRFRFYEINPAVEPVARNLFTYFRDAPVAIPVIAGDARISLEHEAPNNFDILVIDAFSGDAIPLHLITTQALALYQKHMAPGGIIAFHVSNQFIHLAPEVKALSQTAGLDAVLINSPNDESKGYYSSTWVLLTRRKDFQQQTDVVIARSSFPEMKAKAWTDDYSSILPLMNWGKR
- a CDS encoding FmdB family zinc ribbon protein, producing MPLYEYECQQCHRHLEKIQKFSDEPLTVCPHCGGRLEKTITAPAVQFKGGGWYADLYSSAKKGGGAAKSESSSSSSSDSSSSSSTPAPAASTSTDKK
- a CDS encoding DUF7544 domain-containing protein; amino-acid sequence: MQMLSAAEAVGPAWERTKEVLFEHRSWRLYFKLSAVATLAALGNGFNFNLNVPARTLNNSGNAGHAAAAMIAAAAAAFFLIFLIALAIFLVLFYAGSRMQFVLIDVVARRETVIRPLWDRYGAPTWKWIGVKVALFLAMLAVVAALMAPFLFAIFRQAKKGPQSQMSAGAALSLFGAIALLFVVIVAFFAILYLLRDFVLPVMALENAPLGEGVRRLRLMLRHEPGQMLLYLFLRFILGIMLGIAAIIVLILGMAIVGVPVVGGCWALWHTIAAHGSAGAKILVVAACIVGGLVTLGWTVFVYICSAGFVTTFFQAYALYFFAGRYPLLGEVLEPSGQSWWNLPPSEPFNPPSTAPEP